From Vicugna pacos chromosome 6, VicPac4, whole genome shotgun sequence, a single genomic window includes:
- the SLC22A17 gene encoding solute carrier family 22 member 17 isoform X1, whose amino-acid sequence MGSSLSLAVPPGPLSFEALLAQVGALGGGQQLQLGLCCLPVLFVALGLASDPIFTLAPPLHCHYGAFPPNTSGWEQTPNASGVSAALAASAASRVVATSTDPSCSGFAPPDFNHCLKDWDYNGLPVLTTNAIGQWDLVCDLGWQVILEQILFILGFASGYLFLGYPADRFGRRGIVLLTLGLVGPCGVGGAAAGSSTGVMALRFLLGFLLAGVDLGVYLMRLELCDPTQRLRVALAGELVGVGGHFLFLGLALVSKDWRFLQRMITAPCILFLFYGWPGLFLESARWLIVKRQIEEAQSVLRILAERNRPHGQMLGEEAQEALQDLENTCPLPATSSFSFASLLNYRNIWKNLLILGFTNFIAHAIRHCYQPVGGGGSPSDFYLCSLLASGTAALACVFLGVTVDRFGRRGILLLSMTLTGIASLVLLGLWDCEHPPFPTVRAQQRKASRDLNEAAITTFSVLGLFSSQAAGILSTLLAAEVIPTTVRGRGLGLIMALGALGGLSGPAQRLHMGHGAFLQHVVLAACALLCILSIMLLPETKRKLLPEVLRDGELCRRPSLLRQPPPNRCDHVPLLATPNPAL is encoded by the exons ATGGGCAGCAGCCTGTCGCTGGCCGTGCCCCCCGGCCCCCTCAGCTTCGAGGCGCTGCTCGCCCAAGTAGGGGCGCTAGGCGGCGGCCAGCAGCTGCagctcggcctctgctgcctgCCCGTGCTCTTCGTGGCCCTGGGCTTGGCCTCGGACCCCATCTTCACGCTGGCGCCCCCGCTGCATTGCCACTACGGGGCCTTCCCCCCCAACACTTCTGGCTGGGAGCAGACCCCCAACGCCAGCGGCGTCAGCGCGGCCTTAGCAGCCAGCGCCGCCAGCCGCGTCGTCGCCACCAGTACCGACCCCTCGTGCAGCGGCTTCGCCCCGCCGGACTTCAACCACTGCCTCAAGGACTGGGACTATAATGGCCTGCCCGTGCTCACCACCAACGCCATCGGCCAG TGGGATCTGGTGTGTGACCTGGGCTGGCAGGTGATCCTGGAGCAGATCCTCTTCATCTTGGGCTTTGCTTCCGGCTACCTGTTCCTGGGCTACCCAGCCGACAG GTTTGGTCGTCGTGGGATTGTGCTGCTGACCTTGGGGCTGGTGGGCCCCTGTGGAGTAGGAGGGGCTGCTGCAGGCTCCTCCACAGGTGTCATGGCCCTCCGATTCCTCCTGGGCTTTCTGCTTGCTGGCGTTGACCTTGGTGTCTACCTGATGC GCCTGGAGCTGTGCGACCCAACCCAGAGGCTTCGGGTGGCCCTGGCAGGGGaactggtgggggtggggggacacttCCTGTTCCTGGGCCTGGCCCTAGTCTCTAAGGACTGGCGATTTCTGCAGCGAATGATCACCGCTCCCTGCATCCTCTTCCTGTTTTATGG CTGGCCTGGTCTGTTTCTGGAGTCCGCGCGGTGGCTGATAGTGAAGCGACAGATTGAGGAGGCCCAGTCTGTACTGAGGATCCTGGCTGAGCGGAACCGGCCCCATGGGCAGATGCTGGGAGAAGAGGCCCAGGAGGCCCTGCAGG aCCTGGAGAacacctgccctctccctgcaacaTCCTCCTTTTCCTTCGCTTCCCTCCTCAACTACCGCAACATCTGGAAAAATCTGCTTATCCTGGGCTTCACCAA CTTTATTGCCCACGCTATTCGCCACTGCTACCAGCCCgtaggaggaggagggagcccaTCGGATTTCTACCTGTGCTCCCTGCTGGCCAGCGGCACAGCGGCCCTAGCCTGCGTCTTCCTGGGGGTCACCGTGGACCGATTTGGCCGCCGGGGCATCCTGCTTCTCTCGATGACCCTCACTGGCATTGCATCCCTGGTCCTGCTGGGCCTGTGGGATTGTGAGCATCCTCCCTTCCCCACAGTGCGGGCTCAGCAAAGGAAAGCCAGCAGAG ATCTGAACGAGGCCGCCATCACCACCTTTTCCGTCCTTGGCCTCTTCTCCTCCCAAGCTGCTGGCATCCTCAGCACCCTCCTTGCTGCCGAAGTCATCCCTACCACTGTCCG GGGCCGAGGCCTGGGCCTGATCATGGCACTGGGGGCGCTTGGAGGGCTGAGTGGCCCAGCCCAGCGCCTTCACATGGGCCATGGAGCCTTCCTACAGCACGTGGTGCTGGCGGCCTGTgccctcctctgcatcctcagCATCATGCTTCTGCCGGAGACCAAGCGCAAGCTCCTGCCCGAGGTGCTCCGGGATGGGGAGCTGTGCCGCCGGCCTTCCCTGCTGCGGCAGCCACCCCCCAACCGCTGTGACCACGTCCCGCTGCTCGccacccccaaccctgccctcTGA
- the CMTM5 gene encoding CKLF-like MARVEL transmembrane domain-containing protein 5 isoform X1: MLSALDCRDRPPEEGTAARLQGFAVDKTFLSSLKGILLETELALTFIIFICFTASISAYMAAALLEFFITLTFLFLYATQYYQRFDQLNWPCLDFLRCVSAIIIFLVVSFAAVTSRDGAAIAAFVFGIILVSVFAYDAFKIYRTEMAPRASQGDQQ, encoded by the exons ATGCTCAGTGCTCTGGATTGCCGGGACCGGCCCCCTGAAGAGGGGACAGCTGCAAGGCTCCAGGGCTTCGCCGTGGACAagaccttcctctcctccctcaaaGGCATTCTGCTGGAAACTGAGCTG GCCCTGACCTTCATCATCTTCATCTGCTTCACGGCCTCCATCTCCGCCTACATGGCGGCTGCGCTGCTGGAGTTCTTCATTACGctcaccttcctcttcctctatGCCACCCAGTACTACCAGCGCTTCGATCAGCTGAACTGGCCCTGTCTG GACTTCCTCCGCTGTGTCAGCGCCATCATCATCTTCCTGGTGGTCTCCTTTGCGGCCGTGACCTCCCGGGATGGAGCTGCCATTGCTGCTTTT GTTTTTGGCATCATCCTGGTTTCTGTCTTTGCCTACGATGCCTTCAAGATCTACCGGACTGAGATGGCACCCAGGGCCTCCCAGG GGGACCAGCAGTGA
- the IL25 gene encoding interleukin-25: MYQVVAFLAMVMGTHTFHLWLQCCTHWPSCCPSKGQNSTEEWLKWNTVLTPPPEPASLAHHPESCRASEDGPLNSRSIAPWRYELDRDLNRLPQDLYHARCLCPHCVSLQTGSHMDPLGNSELLYHNQTVFYRRPCPGEQGAHNGYCLERRLYRVSLACVCVRPRVMA; encoded by the exons ATGTACCAG GTGGTTGCATTCTTGGCAATGGTTATGGGAACCCACACCTTTCATCTGTGGCTCCAGTGCTGCACCCACTGGCCCAGCTGCTGCCCCAGCAAAGGACAGAACTCCACTGAGGAGTGGCTGAAGTGGAACACTGTGCTCACGCCTCCCCCAGAGCCTGCCAGCCTCGCCCACCACCCAGAGTCTTGCAGAGCTAGCGAAGATGGACCCCTCAACAGCAGGTCCATTGCCCCCTGGAGATATGA GTTGGACAGGGACTTGAACCGGCTCCCCCAGGACTTATACCATGCACGTTGCCTGTGTCCACACTGCGTCAGCCTCCAGACAGGCTCCCACATGGACCCCCTGGGCAACTCGGAGCTGCTCTACCACAACCAGACCGTCTTCTACCGGCGGCCATGCCCTGGAGAGCAGGGTGCCCACAATGGCTACTGCCTGGAACGCCGGCTCTACCGTGTCTCCTTGGCTTGCGTGTGCGTGAGGCCCCGTGTGATGGCCTAG
- the SLC22A17 gene encoding solute carrier family 22 member 17 isoform X2 translates to MGSSLSLAVPPGPLSFEALLAQVGALGGGQQLQLGLCCLPVLFVALGLASDPIFTLAPPLHCHYGAFPPNTSGWEQTPNASGVSAALAASAASRVVATSTDPSCSGFAPPDFNHCLKDWDYNGLPVLTTNAIGQWDLVCDLGWQVILEQILFILGFASGYLFLGYPADRFGRRGIVLLTLGLVGPCGVGGAAAGSSTGVMALRFLLGFLLAGVDLGVYLMRLELCDPTQRLRVALAGELVGVGGHFLFLGLALVSKDWRFLQRMITAPCILFLFYGWPGLFLESARWLIVKRQIEEAQSVLRILAERNRPHGQMLGEEAQEALQDLENTCPLPATSSFSFASLLNYRNIWKNLLILGFTNFIAHAIRHCYQPVGGGGSPSDFYLCSLLASGTAALACVFLGVTVDRFGRRGILLLSMTLTGIASLVLLGLWDYLNEAAITTFSVLGLFSSQAAGILSTLLAAEVIPTTVRGRGLGLIMALGALGGLSGPAQRLHMGHGAFLQHVVLAACALLCILSIMLLPETKRKLLPEVLRDGELCRRPSLLRQPPPNRCDHVPLLATPNPAL, encoded by the exons ATGGGCAGCAGCCTGTCGCTGGCCGTGCCCCCCGGCCCCCTCAGCTTCGAGGCGCTGCTCGCCCAAGTAGGGGCGCTAGGCGGCGGCCAGCAGCTGCagctcggcctctgctgcctgCCCGTGCTCTTCGTGGCCCTGGGCTTGGCCTCGGACCCCATCTTCACGCTGGCGCCCCCGCTGCATTGCCACTACGGGGCCTTCCCCCCCAACACTTCTGGCTGGGAGCAGACCCCCAACGCCAGCGGCGTCAGCGCGGCCTTAGCAGCCAGCGCCGCCAGCCGCGTCGTCGCCACCAGTACCGACCCCTCGTGCAGCGGCTTCGCCCCGCCGGACTTCAACCACTGCCTCAAGGACTGGGACTATAATGGCCTGCCCGTGCTCACCACCAACGCCATCGGCCAG TGGGATCTGGTGTGTGACCTGGGCTGGCAGGTGATCCTGGAGCAGATCCTCTTCATCTTGGGCTTTGCTTCCGGCTACCTGTTCCTGGGCTACCCAGCCGACAG GTTTGGTCGTCGTGGGATTGTGCTGCTGACCTTGGGGCTGGTGGGCCCCTGTGGAGTAGGAGGGGCTGCTGCAGGCTCCTCCACAGGTGTCATGGCCCTCCGATTCCTCCTGGGCTTTCTGCTTGCTGGCGTTGACCTTGGTGTCTACCTGATGC GCCTGGAGCTGTGCGACCCAACCCAGAGGCTTCGGGTGGCCCTGGCAGGGGaactggtgggggtggggggacacttCCTGTTCCTGGGCCTGGCCCTAGTCTCTAAGGACTGGCGATTTCTGCAGCGAATGATCACCGCTCCCTGCATCCTCTTCCTGTTTTATGG CTGGCCTGGTCTGTTTCTGGAGTCCGCGCGGTGGCTGATAGTGAAGCGACAGATTGAGGAGGCCCAGTCTGTACTGAGGATCCTGGCTGAGCGGAACCGGCCCCATGGGCAGATGCTGGGAGAAGAGGCCCAGGAGGCCCTGCAGG aCCTGGAGAacacctgccctctccctgcaacaTCCTCCTTTTCCTTCGCTTCCCTCCTCAACTACCGCAACATCTGGAAAAATCTGCTTATCCTGGGCTTCACCAA CTTTATTGCCCACGCTATTCGCCACTGCTACCAGCCCgtaggaggaggagggagcccaTCGGATTTCTACCTGTGCTCCCTGCTGGCCAGCGGCACAGCGGCCCTAGCCTGCGTCTTCCTGGGGGTCACCGTGGACCGATTTGGCCGCCGGGGCATCCTGCTTCTCTCGATGACCCTCACTGGCATTGCATCCCTGGTCCTGCTGGGCCTGTGGGATT ATCTGAACGAGGCCGCCATCACCACCTTTTCCGTCCTTGGCCTCTTCTCCTCCCAAGCTGCTGGCATCCTCAGCACCCTCCTTGCTGCCGAAGTCATCCCTACCACTGTCCG GGGCCGAGGCCTGGGCCTGATCATGGCACTGGGGGCGCTTGGAGGGCTGAGTGGCCCAGCCCAGCGCCTTCACATGGGCCATGGAGCCTTCCTACAGCACGTGGTGCTGGCGGCCTGTgccctcctctgcatcctcagCATCATGCTTCTGCCGGAGACCAAGCGCAAGCTCCTGCCCGAGGTGCTCCGGGATGGGGAGCTGTGCCGCCGGCCTTCCCTGCTGCGGCAGCCACCCCCCAACCGCTGTGACCACGTCCCGCTGCTCGccacccccaaccctgccctcTGA
- the CMTM5 gene encoding CKLF-like MARVEL transmembrane domain-containing protein 5 isoform X2, with protein sequence MLSALDCRDRPPEEGTAARLQGFAVDKTFLSSLKGILLETELALTFIIFICFTASISAYMAAALLEFFITLTFLFLYATQYYQRFDQLNWPCLVFGIILVSVFAYDAFKIYRTEMAPRASQGDQQ encoded by the exons ATGCTCAGTGCTCTGGATTGCCGGGACCGGCCCCCTGAAGAGGGGACAGCTGCAAGGCTCCAGGGCTTCGCCGTGGACAagaccttcctctcctccctcaaaGGCATTCTGCTGGAAACTGAGCTG GCCCTGACCTTCATCATCTTCATCTGCTTCACGGCCTCCATCTCCGCCTACATGGCGGCTGCGCTGCTGGAGTTCTTCATTACGctcaccttcctcttcctctatGCCACCCAGTACTACCAGCGCTTCGATCAGCTGAACTGGCCCTGTCTG GTTTTTGGCATCATCCTGGTTTCTGTCTTTGCCTACGATGCCTTCAAGATCTACCGGACTGAGATGGCACCCAGGGCCTCCCAGG GGGACCAGCAGTGA
- the EFS gene encoding embryonal Fyn-associated substrate — protein MAIATSAQLARALYDNTAESPQELSFRRGDVLRVLQREGADGLDGWCLCSLHGQQGIVPANRVKLLPAGPAPKPGLSQVPSAQPGLPLPAPEQGNEDQEVYVVPPPARPCPTSGPPAGPCPPSPDNIYKVPRGSGTQLAAPGDALEVYDVPPTALRVPSDGPYDSPASFARPLAQVAPQPPGEDEAPYDVPLALKPPSELDPDLEWEGGREPGPPIYAAPSNLKRASALLNLYEAPEELLADGEGGGTDEGIYDVPLLGPETPPSPEPLGASASNDLDTLALLLTRSPAPPHRPRLPSAESLSRRPLPALPVPEAPSPSPAPSPAPGRRGSIQDRPLPPPPPRLPGYGIPKVEGDPDGGEVEDHPAGHHNEYEGIPMAEEYDYVHLKGVDKAQGSRPPDKASPGDPDLLERGPPEPQEALSPGEPLVLPAGDLQLLHFYAGQCQSHYSALQAAVAALMSSTRANQPPRLFVPHGKRVVVAAHRLVFIGDTLGRLAASTPLRAQVGAAGTVLGQALRATVLAVKGAALGYPSGSAAQEMSQCVAELAGRALQFTTLLTSLAP, from the exons ATGGCCATAGCCACGTCG GCCCAGCTGGCCCGGGCACTCTACGACAACACTGCTGAGTCCCCCCAGGAGCTGTCCTTTCGCCGAGGGGATGTTCTACGGGTACTGCAGAGGGAAGGTGCTGACGGGCTGGACGGCTGGTGCCTCTGCTCCCTGCATGGCCAGCAGGGCATTGTGCCCGCCAACAGAGTGAAGCTCCTTCCTGCTGGCCCAGCACCTAAACCCGGCCTCTCCCAGGTGCCCTCAGCCCAGCCTGGCTTACCACTTCCAGCCCCAGAGCAAGGCAATGAGGACCAGGAG GTGTATGTGGTGCCACCCCCAGCTCGGCCCTGTCCTACCTCGGGACCTCCAGCAGGACCCTGTCCGCCCTCCCCTGATAACATCTACAAGGTCCCCAGAGGCAGTGGGACTCAACTGGCTGCCCCTGGAGATGCCTTGGAG GTCTATGATGTGCCCCCCACTGCCCTCCGAGTTCCTTCTGATGGCCCCTATGACTCCCCCGCATCCTTTGCCCGCCCTCTGGCCCAGGTAGCCCCACAGCCCCCTGGAGAGGATGAAGCTCCCTACGACGTGCCTCTGGCCCTGAAACCACCATCTGAGTTGGACCCGGATCTGGAGTGGGAGGGGGGCCGGGAGCCAGGCCCCCCCATCTATGCTGCTCCCTCCAACCTGAAACGAGCATCAGCCCTGCTCAACCTGTACGAAGCACCCGAGGAACTGCTGGCAGATGGGGAAGGCGGGGGCACGGACGAGGGCATCTACGACGTTCCCCTGCTGGGGCCAGAGACACCCCCTTCTCCAGAGCCCCTGGGAGCCTCAGCCTCCAATGACCTGGACACCCTGGCCCTGCTTCTGACCAGAAGCCCCGCACCCCCCCACAGGCCCCGGTTGCCCTCAGCTGAGAGCCTGTCCCGCCGccctctgcctgccctgcctGTCCCAGAGGCCCCTAGCCCTTCTCCGGCTCCCTCTCCTGCTCCAGGCCGGAGGGGCAGCATCCAGGACaggcctctgcccccacccccaccccgcctgcCGGGCTATGGGATCCCCAAGGTTGAGGGGGATCCAGACGGCGGGGAGGTGGAGGACCATCCAGCAGGTCACCACAATGAGTACGAAGGCATCCCAATGGCTGAGGAGTACGACTATGTCCACCTGAAG GGCGTGGACAAAGCTCAGGGATCCAGGCCCCCGGATAAGGCCTCCCCAGGGGATCCTGACCTGCTGGAGAGGGGGCCGCCGGAGCCACAG GAGGCCCTGTCCCCAGGGGAACCACTGGTTCTGCCCGCCGGAGATCTCCAGCTCCTGCACTTCTATGCCGGGCAATGCCAGAGCCACTACTCAGCGCTGCAGGCAGCCGTGGCAGCCCTGATGTCCAGCACCCGGGCCAACCAGCCTCCACGCCTCTTTGTGCCCCACGGCAAGCGGGTGGTGGTGGCCGCTCACCGCCTCGTATTCATTGGGGACACCCTGGGCCGGCTGGCAGCCTCCACCCCTCTGCGAGCACAGGTCGGGGCTGCGGGCACAGTGCTGGGCCAGGCATTGCGGGCCACCGTGCTGGCCGTCAAGGGGGCCGCTCTGGGCTACCCATCGGGCTCTGCGGCTCAAGAGATGTCACAGTGTGTGGCAGAGCTGGCAGGGCGGGCCCTGCAATTCACCACCCTGCTCACCAGCCTGGCCCCCTGA